A genomic segment from Legionella quinlivanii encodes:
- a CDS encoding class I SAM-dependent methyltransferase, with product MTLYELKYIIEEIISAYHQNKYNLLMDSINRILDCNLTSSIEKMTSLTILLEGLYKHSWTLFSPEQLKNLRMMRWSNHYGTPTVPFLLTFSSQINQVCNSLRSGGSTLVNLEALKASPLYIIDHINQVLVKPNSIFEIAIPQLLQSNEAFIKTHNPQGGFVVKPCDIISEQFLLHAGQCYQNNGAVLEIGAGFGAASLLAGSKGVKVFCNDISAENLAVVKQLHLNQTKEGITASGDASEFILIPGDFPDELFSLPKNYFDAILISRVLHFFKGEKIDKAVSFAAKLLKPGGKLYITCETPYLKNWQSFLSEYEKRLKDNIEWPGEITNPADYECSGRVSSLPSFVHWMTKEVLERTLGRADLILDYSTYINRKEQFPDDLILSEYGKESVGIIGARKSPC from the coding sequence ATGACATTGTATGAGTTAAAATACATTATAGAAGAAATCATATCAGCCTATCATCAGAATAAGTACAATCTTTTAATGGATTCAATTAATCGGATTCTGGACTGTAATTTGACTAGTTCCATTGAAAAAATGACAAGTCTTACTATTTTACTGGAGGGATTATATAAACATTCTTGGACTTTATTTTCTCCTGAACAATTAAAAAATCTTAGAATGATGAGATGGTCTAATCATTATGGAACGCCAACAGTCCCGTTTCTTCTTACATTTAGCTCTCAGATTAATCAAGTTTGCAACTCTCTCAGGTCAGGAGGTTCAACACTTGTCAATTTAGAGGCTCTCAAAGCCTCCCCCTTATATATCATAGATCATATAAATCAGGTGTTGGTAAAACCTAATTCAATATTTGAAATCGCTATACCACAGCTTTTACAGTCAAACGAAGCTTTTATCAAAACCCATAATCCGCAGGGCGGTTTTGTTGTAAAACCCTGTGACATTATTTCAGAGCAATTCCTTTTACATGCTGGACAATGCTATCAAAACAATGGAGCTGTATTGGAAATTGGAGCTGGTTTTGGAGCTGCATCACTTTTAGCGGGTTCAAAGGGTGTTAAAGTTTTTTGCAATGATATTTCTGCAGAAAATCTTGCTGTAGTTAAGCAACTTCATCTAAACCAGACAAAAGAAGGCATCACTGCCTCTGGAGATGCTTCTGAGTTCATATTAATACCAGGTGATTTTCCAGATGAATTATTCAGCCTACCCAAGAACTATTTCGATGCAATATTAATTAGTCGAGTCTTACATTTTTTTAAAGGAGAAAAAATAGATAAGGCGGTTTCATTTGCGGCCAAATTATTAAAGCCGGGTGGAAAGTTATATATTACTTGTGAAACTCCATATTTGAAAAATTGGCAGAGCTTTTTGTCTGAGTATGAGAAAAGATTAAAGGATAATATCGAATGGCCTGGGGAAATTACTAATCCGGCCGATTATGAATGCAGTGGTAGAGTAAGCTCCTTGCCATCTTTTGTGCATTGGATGACTAAAGAAGTTCTTGAGCGAACATTAGGGCGAGCAGATTTAATTTTAGATTATTCAACTTACATTAACAGGAAGGAGCAATTTCCAGATGACTTGATATTATCAGAATATGGTAAAGAGAGTGTAGGAATTATAGGAGCAAGGAAAAGTCCATGTTGA
- a CDS encoding queuosine precursor transporter: MLLDKLSSKRQYKYPLLLLGLYLTALLATVCLASRITQIGPMLEPGGIFIFPFTFCICDIVGEVYGYTYPRLFIWIGIISEVLFSLIVIGVSHLPAPEFLTEVDAYKIVFDPTLRYVCSGLLGLFVGEFANIYILAKWKIHLKGRLYLLRSLLSTVFGQAILTVIVDLLNYSGVIKGSDLFWMMLCGFFWKFCCALIMVFPSWILVKYLKKIENVDHYDIHTNFNPFVLEMKEVRLI; encoded by the coding sequence ATGCTCTTAGATAAATTAAGTTCTAAAAGGCAATATAAGTATCCACTACTCCTCTTGGGACTGTATCTTACAGCCTTACTCGCCACTGTCTGTCTGGCTAGTAGAATTACTCAGATTGGCCCTATGCTTGAGCCAGGGGGAATTTTTATCTTTCCATTTACTTTTTGCATATGTGATATTGTGGGTGAGGTTTATGGGTATACTTATCCACGGTTATTCATTTGGATTGGAATCATTTCCGAGGTTTTGTTCTCACTGATTGTTATCGGCGTTTCTCATTTGCCTGCTCCTGAGTTTTTAACCGAAGTGGATGCTTATAAAATTGTTTTTGATCCAACGCTGAGATATGTTTGTTCAGGGCTTCTTGGGTTATTCGTTGGTGAATTCGCAAATATTTACATCTTAGCGAAATGGAAAATTCACTTAAAGGGGCGGCTTTATCTTTTAAGAAGTTTATTATCAACAGTTTTTGGTCAAGCTATATTAACAGTAATTGTTGATTTACTTAATTACTCTGGAGTTATTAAAGGAAGTGATTTATTTTGGATGATGTTATGCGGTTTTTTTTGGAAATTTTGTTGTGCACTAATTATGGTCTTCCCATCTTGGATTTTAGTTAAATATTTAAAAAAAATTGAAAATGTAGATCATTACGATATTCACACCAATTTTAATCCATTTGTTTTAGAAATGAAGGAGGTTAGGTTGATTTAA
- a CDS encoding helix-turn-helix domain-containing protein: MKENDLITNLTHLMRIHGNLTVSELARLTQIPQPTIHHILAGSTKKPRKKALSAIANYFSITQEELLGFTPMTIKISEELKSDLKIQTVPIIDWELLKSWPSCFSEEDETLWINQHVSQGSFALIMNNSSMEPLFPLNSFLIFDVAKIPKDRDFVIVYRKGSDQILFNRLFIEQQNNFIKMQETSENMSLVKLDNKDDKIIGILIEVRIQY, encoded by the coding sequence ATGAAAGAAAATGACCTAATTACTAATCTGACTCATTTAATGCGTATTCATGGGAATTTGACGGTTAGTGAGTTAGCCAGATTAACTCAAATACCTCAACCAACCATTCACCACATTTTAGCGGGCTCAACAAAAAAGCCACGAAAGAAAGCATTATCGGCCATAGCTAATTATTTCTCCATTACTCAAGAGGAGCTATTAGGCTTTACGCCAATGACAATAAAAATATCAGAGGAATTAAAATCTGATTTAAAGATACAAACTGTTCCGATCATAGATTGGGAATTATTAAAATCATGGCCCTCATGTTTTTCTGAAGAAGATGAAACATTATGGATTAACCAACATGTCTCACAAGGCTCGTTTGCTCTGATTATGAATAACAGCTCAATGGAGCCATTGTTTCCTTTAAACTCCTTTTTAATATTTGATGTAGCAAAAATCCCAAAAGATAGAGATTTTGTAATTGTTTATAGAAAGGGAAGCGATCAAATTCTGTTTAATAGACTATTTATTGAGCAACAGAACAATTTCATCAAAATGCAAGAAACTAGTGAAAACATGAGCTTGGTTAAGCTTGACAATAAAGATGATAAGATTATTGGAATATTGATAGAGGTAAGAATCCAGTATTAA
- the ahr gene encoding NADPH-dependent aldehyde reductase Ahr produces MTKVHAYATSEKSSQLSPFEYDLGEIGADQVDIKVESCGICHSDLAMIDNEWGFSNYPIVPGHEVIGTVKAVGEHVKNLKIGQRVGLGWFSGSCMHCHRCLSGNHNLCGTAEQTIIGRHGGFADTVRCNSEWAIALPDTIDAKNAGPLFCGGITVFNPIVQFEVSPTHRVGVIGIGGLGHLALQFLNKWGCEVTAFSSSPGKEAEAREMGAHHVVNSKDPKAIEALAGQLDFIMNTTNANLDWSAYINALAPHGRFHTVGVTSAPIPAQSMQLIMAQRSISGSPLGSPATIEDMLQFCARHNIMPMTEHFAMKDVNKALDHLRSGKARYRIVLDN; encoded by the coding sequence ATGACCAAAGTCCATGCCTATGCAACCAGCGAAAAATCCAGTCAACTTTCTCCTTTTGAATATGATTTAGGTGAAATTGGTGCAGATCAAGTTGATATTAAAGTAGAATCATGCGGCATTTGCCATTCAGATTTGGCTATGATTGATAATGAATGGGGGTTCAGTAATTATCCGATTGTTCCTGGTCATGAAGTCATAGGCACGGTTAAGGCTGTCGGAGAGCATGTTAAAAATTTGAAAATCGGACAGCGGGTAGGCCTGGGTTGGTTTAGTGGAAGCTGCATGCATTGCCATCGTTGTCTCAGCGGTAATCATAATCTTTGTGGAACCGCAGAACAAACGATAATCGGGCGACACGGTGGATTTGCAGATACAGTGCGTTGTAACTCAGAATGGGCAATCGCATTACCCGATACGATTGACGCTAAAAATGCCGGTCCATTATTCTGCGGTGGAATTACTGTATTCAATCCTATTGTGCAATTTGAAGTCTCCCCTACTCATCGCGTAGGCGTTATTGGTATTGGCGGGTTAGGTCATTTAGCATTACAGTTTCTTAACAAATGGGGATGTGAAGTTACAGCCTTTTCCTCTTCCCCTGGCAAAGAAGCAGAAGCCAGAGAAATGGGCGCGCATCATGTCGTTAATTCAAAAGATCCAAAAGCAATTGAAGCACTTGCAGGACAGCTTGACTTTATTATGAACACCACTAATGCTAATCTGGATTGGTCAGCCTACATTAATGCGCTTGCTCCACATGGACGCTTTCATACAGTGGGTGTAACCTCTGCGCCTATTCCTGCACAATCAATGCAACTGATTATGGCTCAGCGCAGTATCTCAGGCTCACCTCTCGGCAGCCCCGCTACCATTGAAGACATGCTGCAATTCTGCGCACGACACAACATCATGCCCATGACTGAACACTTTGCAATGAAAGACGTAAATAAAGCCCTGGATCATCTACGCTCAGGTAAAGCACGATATCGTATTGTTTTGGATAATTAG